The genomic interval CGCCCCGCTAGAGGGAGACGATACGCCGTCAATATCTGCCCGATACCGATGTTCCGGAATTCCGGCCTCGGTTTTTTTACGGCTTCAGCCATGCTAGACCCCTACTATGTAGTCACACTAATCCGCAATTTTAGCGCCTTTTTATATCGCGCTGCAGCGAAAACCACGACAGGTCCGTTACAGCGCGCGCGATAAAGGCGCCTTGAAACAGGCGCGCGCGTGGGACGCAGCGCCCTCATTCAACCCAATTCAGCTTAGATCGTTTTGATAGTAATACCCGGTTGTGACATACCAACCGCGGCGTACCTCAACCGGCCGGTCCCCATATGTATAGGACACGCGCTCGACTGATAGCAGCGGAAAACCCGCTGGCACATGCAGCAGATCGGCCACGGAAGGCTCGGCCGCCACCGCGCGGATCTTCTCGGTTGCGCGGATCATGCGGGTGCCGAATTCCGTCTCGAACATCGCGTAGAGGGGACCTTTATACTCCGACAGCCGCTCGAGCGTGAGGCCGCGGAACACCGCGCCCGGCAGCCAGATTTCGTCGAGCACGGTGACTTCGCCGTCGAACTGCAGCAAGCGCTTGATCAATACGACCGGATCGGCCGGTTTCAGATCGAGTTGCCGGGCGATGTCCGCCGAAGCACGCAAACGCCGGCATTCAAGCAGTCGGCTGACGTGCGGGTGCTCCGCGCCGTCATCGGCCAGTAATCTGAGGAAGCGAAACTGGGCGCGGTCTTCGTTGTGCGTCGCAACAAACGTGCCTTTGCCCTGGCGGCGCACGAGCAGGTTGTCGGCGGCAAGTTCGTCGATCGCCTTGCGCACCGTTCCCTGACTGACCTTGTATCTGGCCGCCAATTCGACTTCACTGGGAATGATCTCGCCCGGCTTCCACTCGCCGCT from Paraburkholderia phytofirmans PsJN carries:
- a CDS encoding GntR family transcriptional regulator, whose amino-acid sequence is MNSNPANTTNPSGQGVAGEGVPAAPTATSPTFSPLYQQIKGLITQSLESGEWKPGEIIPSEVELAARYKVSQGTVRKAIDELAADNLLVRRQGKGTFVATHNEDRAQFRFLRLLADDGAEHPHVSRLLECRRLRASADIARQLDLKPADPVVLIKRLLQFDGEVTVLDEIWLPGAVFRGLTLERLSEYKGPLYAMFETEFGTRMIRATEKIRAVAAEPSVADLLHVPAGFPLLSVERVSYTYGDRPVEVRRGWYVTTGYYYQNDLS